TCTTCATGATGCAAATACCAGAAATACTCCACTCGAAAGCCATCTTAATCTGTCGAAGGACCAATCACCTAAGACAGATGAAAAAAGGAAGTACATGTCCAAAGTTCCATATGCTTCAATagtaggaagtttgatgtatgctATGGTTTGCACTAAACCTGACATAGCCCATGCAGTTAGAGTTGTCAGTAGATACATGtctaatccaggaaaggagcattgggaaGGTGTAAAATGGATATTGCAATATCTCAACGGCACCTCAGGTATGTCACTTTGTTTTAAAAGGAGCAATATTATCTTACAAGGTTTTGCTGATGCAAATTTAGGCGGCGATCTGGATAGTCGAAAAAGTACCACAGGCTACGTGTTCACCTTAGGATGTACTGTTGTTAGCTGGATGTCCAGACTTCAGAAAAGTGTTGTTATATCTACcactgaagcagagtacatggCAATCTCAAAAACTGAAAAAGAGATGATTTGGCTCAAGAATTTTCTTAAAGAGCTAGGTAAAGAGCAGGACAATTGTGAGCTTTTCAGCGATAGCTAGAGTGTAATTCATCTTGCCAAGAATCCAGTGTTTCATGCAAGATCGAAGCATATCCAGTTGAAGTATCATCATATCCGAGAGTTGATAAGTGAAGAAACTCTTTCCCTTGAGAAGATACTAGGATCAAAGAACCCGTCAAACATGTTAACCAAAGTTGTTGGTGTTGACAAACTGAGGTTGTGCACTGCCTCAGTTAGTCTTCAAGAATGATAGCGTGAAGGCGCCACCAAAGAATAGCAaatctttattttaatttttttcttgatGTAACATAGGTTTGAGGGGGAGATCGATAGTAGCAAACATGTtgtatgtgaaagaaagaaaagtgtacaaaacaaaagaaagaaaatcaaaaagagaTAAAATTATGATGTATGGGCTTACATCGGCATtcgtatgatgtaagcgcttacatcggcagggcattcaaatgcctataaaagAGGTATGTattttcatttgcaaatcatccatcaacttcttctttctctcttcaattaataaagagttattctttgtgtggcCGTGGAGTAGGCAAAATTGCCGAACCACGTAAATCTTGTATTGTGCAATTTATTacttttcactttcaaatattTTTCCCTTCTATTAGCCTGACACGTTTCCCAATATTTAGAAGAATATATTAATGTAGATCAagatttttgttagatttgaagATTAGCGGACTGCTTATTATTAATGTAATAGCAAGTCCGGGACTAGTTAATACTTAGCACgtacgttttttttttttttttttttggttactcAACTGTTTGGTGAGAATTTCATCTGGCATTAACACTTCTCAATGATGAAAAAGGACGCAGTGATAGggaaatgataaaattaatgattGTCTTGAAAATTATAAGTCACAAAAGATAAGTGTAAATGTTGCCCCTTGGCTTGTACGTATATAGTAGGAGTAACTTGTTAAGACTTTTCAATAATCGCTTTTAGTGCTTATAGATCTCATAAAAAGTACTCAATTTATGTGTACATTATTATTTGGGGAATCTATGAGGTTCATCTTTGACCATGagtttcttaaatattttattagtattttgaaatataaattattattattatttacaataTTTTGTATGTAATtttcaaatatgtaaattttatgtttaaaaaATAAACTTAAACTTTGACCTTCGTACTCCGAATCAAGCCACATAAATTGAAGTAGTACTTAAAGATTCATAGTGAGATTCAATGGGGGTTTATGTTGCAGCAATAATGCGCCTCTGCAATTTCAAAATCTCCCTGTTGAAAACGGCAAGTTTTTTGGAGAAAGGCAAGACAGGAAGGGATGTTAAATTTTCCTAAACTGTACTACTGTTTCAATTCAATGGAGTTGTCTTTATCAATTGACTATTGGAgtagtttcagatttcagttgtCCGGGATGCATTTACACTAGTCAGTGATGAAAAGGAGAGGATATTATTTTAAGGATTGTTTCGAGAATTTATAACTCACTGTAACAAGTTAATAAGTCTAAATATGGCACACAGACATTGTACATATCTTCCCAATTTTGAGTGAATATCGAGTTGGTGACTAGCTAATAGCAATTGATTGTCTTGTTTTATGGATCTCCTCCTCCAAATATACACCCACCCACCCACCTAATATCCCCCTCAACCCTCCTCCCCTcccacaaaaagaaaaaaaaaataggaacTAAAAGACAGATTGGTTGCTTGGTCTAGttgaaaaagaacaaaaaaagaaGGGTTCTAGCTGAATGAACTAAAAGACAGATTGTTAAGAATATAGGAGTACCTATTATGAGTACAAATTAAAATCCCACGATTTTCATTCTAACTCCATTGGAAGGTGGTAGGCTACGTCTTGAAAGTTCCAAGTTTTGCATACAgctatatatacatacatatactcAAACTTCTCATTTGCAACTTGAGAAGTGTATTGTATTTACACTGAGAAAGTCAAGATAGCTTACACGGTAAGCAGCTTTTTTCTGAAGAAATATGTACAAATTTAACTCAAGAGAACACATGTATATCTACAGTAAAACTTCCCACCTGTTTGCTCTCTGCAGTCAGCTTCTGAGTTGGAATCTTCTGGTCGTGGCACCGAAACCACATACAGGAGAGTCTTGTTAGGGCTGCCCCACCGGCAACTCGAACCCTGTAAATCAAATTCAAATCAGCCCAGATCTCGGATCCATCCACCCTAGAGTGAAGGCTCTGATCATATCCATCTAGATCAGCCTCGGTTATCACAACCACAGCACCATCGTCGAAGGCTAACAAATTTCGTCCAGCCAAGAACCTTGAGCTCCTTGAGATCAGACTAGTCAAGGGGCTACAACTGTATGTCCTTTTCATCATGAGATGGTAGAATTCCTCGACCGCCTGATTATTAATGGACAAAAAGAGTCAGTAACAATAACCAGAATAGAGAAAACCAAGGCAACAGGAATACATCTTTTCACCAATCTCATAAGGCAAAACAATCAGGCATCCAAAGAGAAGGGACAAAAAGAGTAAAAGGTGAGGCAAATCTCTGAGACACCTGTCTCTGGGAAGAGGCCAAAAGCACCCTCGGACGAATTGACTTCACATAGTTATATGCATCATTTGGTGTCATCTGCTTGTACTTAACCTACAATAAAAAACAAACTTTAGGAAAAAATACGTAAAATGATCTTTAAACAATCGATTCAAACAAGTCTTAGTTTACCCACCAAGTAGCATAAGACAATTGTTGTGCTACGTCCTCGACCAGCCTTGCAATGCACATATGTACTTTGTCCGTTAGAAGCATTTTCTTCAAAGACAAAAAAGAAAAGTTTAGCCCCTTTTCCTCTGGTAGTACACTTAACaatcttttaatttttctttagtttttttttggggtgggggggggggggggttaaagtACATTTGTCTTTAGTTTCTGCAGGGAAAAGATGTAGAGATGCAATCTTGATTAGGTAGGATGGAAGAGGAGAGAAGGACAAAGGATAAGTTTATCAAAAATAGGCTAATTTCCGAAGTTTTGCAGCAACACTTGTTTCCATAGAAAGCAAAAAAAGGGAAAACCAGAAAGGATAAGAGCAGCAGCTTGAAAAGAAGATCAGAATACTAGAAGTGCATTATAGATGAGATGAGTTCTTCATTGAACTACTGGTCACAATCAAAATATAAGATGTCATCCCAACACCAAAGACTTAGTCTGTCTATATAATCAGAAGCACCTTGGTTTTGCAAATGTATAACAGAAAATATACACATGGGTAAAAGCTAAGCATCTTATCGCGgcctatttatttttttaaaattgtaatgaaagttttattgaaaatACCAGCCATAGAGTGCAATAATGAGTAGTACAACCATTTGCAATCTCAGCACAATAGCTACATATGAAAAGAATTAAGGAAATTAATCATCCTAAAGGCTAAAAGACGAACATCTATGCTTTAAGTTACAATTTTTGTTTTTAAACATCACTGCCGCCTATTTTATTGTACTTTTTGCATATACAAAAATCACAAGTCAACATACGAATTGACTGATACCTCAAAAAGTATAATATCCAAATAGAAGATCAGCAACTTAACAAATGTTTGTGAatcaaacaatttttttttattttttttttggataagtaAAAAACTGCAATGAACTTGGACCATAGTTTTGTTGACTTTTCCTTAACCATAAGTTTCTTTTGATAAttgtaaaatattttaatttaataaacaTGCAGTTTAAAGTACTTTTGTCTGGTTTCAATCATAAGCAATCGATGTCAACTTGAGAATTGGACACTTTGACCCTCAGACTTTAAATTGTGTCAGTGTCACTTGAGATATGATGGAGACCGTGCTTGTGGTTCCAGTTTCTGAGACAATTAGATGAATCTCAAGCTGGTAAGTGACTGTGAGGTCATGATAAAATGTAAAAAGCATCCAGGAAATTAAGGTCAAGATCTTTGACAATAGTGCAAAATCAACAAATAACCAAAGTGGGAAGCCAAAGGGATGAGATTTATACTCACCATGGATGAACTCTACTGCTTGACATATATTGTGCAGTGATGGGGCGAACAAATAATCTCTTGTGGGCAGAACCAAATGACGAATATCATGAGCCTACAAGAAGTAACAGATGAAACTAATGTGAACAAAGAGAAAAAAGCACTTGATCATGTAATGGGAAGGATAT
The DNA window shown above is from Nicotiana tomentosiformis chromosome 8, ASM39032v3, whole genome shotgun sequence and carries:
- the LOC104100047 gene encoding phosphatidylglycerophosphate phosphatase PTPMT2-like, which encodes MYIEEEKGGELESREEVEEVVSRVVEKAEKSSAAAKVLSCSGSSGKNAIVVLDVRRVMVGVGARALFYPTLLYNVVRNKIQVEFRWWDWIDEFVLLGAVPFQSDVKRLKELGVSGVVTLNEPYETLVPTSLYEAHDIRHLVLPTRDYLFAPSLHNICQAVEFIHENASNGQSTYVHCKAGRGRSTTIVLCYLVKYKQMTPNDAYNYVKSIRPRVLLASSQRQAVEEFYHLMMKRTYSCSPLTSLISRSSRFLAGRNLLAFDDGAVVVITEADLDGYDQSLHSRVDGSEIWADLNLIYRVRVAGGAALTRLSCMWFRCHDQKIPTQKLTAESKQVGSFTVDIHVFS